Genomic window (Thermotoga sp. SG1):
CGTGGAGATATCCTTGAAATTCTGAAACCCCACAAAATTCCATACGAACGAATAGTCCATATCTGTGAACGCGATCACTATGGTGAGAACAACAGGAATCACAAAGAAGATGACTACAAGAACAAGAAGAGGAGAGAGCAAAAGCAGCGGTTTCAATCTCTTCACCCCGTTCACCTCGCAAAAAGAGTGAGGGAAAGCTCCCTCACTCCACGATCACAACCCGGTCTTTCAGCTGAGACTTCAACCTCTTTGCTACGTCCTCCGCTACTTTCTCTGGATCCATTCCACTTTCGGCCATTTGCATACCTTCGAAGATGATCTGGTTGTAGAGATTGAACATGTCATCGTTTGGAATGAAACCAGAGTACGGCAAAAGCTTTGTTCCTTCCACCATGATGAATTCTTTCGTATATTCAGGAAGCACTGTCTGCTGCCATCTGATTGGCAGGTGCCCACTCTCAACAGCGTGTCTCATGTTGAGTTCCGGTGCAGAAGCCAAGGTTATGAGCAAGAATGCTATGTCCGGATATTTACTCGTGCTTGGGATCATGTAAACGATTGGATGGGACAGGGTGTTCGGTCTTCCTCTGTCTCTGAACTTCGGAACGGGAGCAAGGATGAACATATTCTGAAGTTCTTCTTCTGTTTTTCCATAATCTTTCTTCCATTCAGCCCAGTTCCACGTTCCACCCATCCACGCAAAGACTTTTCCGCTCGTGAAGTCTTTGTGGACGGAGGTCCACGGTGTTCCTATCATGTTTTTTGGAAGGATCTTGTAGGTGTTCGCAAGGTCGTAGAGGAGCTTGAAGTAGTCTTTCATCTCTTCCACGTTGTAAACGAACACAGCCTTTTCCTCATCGTAGAAGTCGATACCCATGCTGATCATGAGCTGGTAGTAATCGATACCTGCTTTCGGCCTGTGGTAAAGTCCCCATTCCACAAGACCCTTTTCAACGGCTTCTCTTGCCACTTCAATGAAGTCTTCAAAGGTGAACTCTCCTTTGGCAATCCTGTCCGGCAAAGAATTGATCTCTTCATCCGACCAGCCGAGCCTCTTCAGAACTTGCTTGTTGATGTAGAAGGGCCTTGCTTCTGTGTCCTGTGGTATTCCGTAGATCTTTCCCTTGTACTTTGTTGCCTCCCAAAGTGATGGGATGAAGTCGTAGTACACTTCGTCCCAGTACTTCTTCACGTAGTCGTCTAGAGGAATGATATAACCTGCTTTCGCCCAGGCTCCTATGTCGTCGTGTCCCGAACAGATGATGTCCACCGTCTGGCCAGATTTGATTCCAAAGACGACTTTTTGTTTAAAAGAACTCCAGTCTGTGGTGTCAAAATAACCGTCGACTTTGATCGTGAGATCGACGCCAAGATCTTTCAAAATCTTGTTCAACCTTTCTGCGGCTGTTTTCAGATTGTCGAACCTGTAGTAAGACGGATTGTCGGGTCCCACGGTCCACGCGGTGATGATGATCTCCTCTGCAAACATCAAAAGACTCACAGCCAAGATGATCAAAAGTAAAAGTTTCCTCATGCTTTCACCCCCCCCGTTTTATTAATTTTATCACTATTTTTTTAATTTTCGTTAAAAAACATCAAATTTCTTTCCTGTAGGCCCGCAGAATCAGATAGAGCGCCACGATCAGATATCCAAACTGAACGAAAACTCTGCCCCATTCCATTTTTGTGGAGTATCCAAAAAGAACCGCCAGAATGGATCCCAAGAGTCCCTTGTGATGCCACACATTGTCTTCGGTAATTCCTAGATTGTAAGCCTCTTTCTGGAAAAAGCCAAGATCAACTCCTTCCTCTTCTGCCCACTCAATGAATTCGTGCGTTCCATAACCAGCAAGTCCGGCAGCAACAAAAATCAACAGAATGGAACTGTAATAGAAGAACTTTCTCAGGTTGATCTTTAATCCCACAACGTAGGAAATAAAAGCGATTGCCATCGCGTTTATCAAACCTAGAACCACACCAAAAACAGTTCCTGCAAGATCCTGTGTCATGAAGGGTGTAACAAATAACACCGTTTCAAAACCTTCTCTGAAGACAACAATAAAAGCAAATCCTATCAATGCCCATCTACTGATAGCCTTGCTAACTTTTTTCTCTATCTCTGACTTGATGTTTCTCCCTTTCGTAACCATCCAGTAGATCATACTTGTGAGTACCACCACCGCAATGTAAGAAGCCACACCTTCGAAAAGCTCTTTTTCTTCAATACCTCCGTAGAACCAGACAACGATTGCTCCAAGAACAATGCTTGCGAAAATGGAGAAAAATGTTCCCAGCCAGACGTCCTTTGCTTGAGATCCTCTACCGGTTCTTTTCAAATAGGCAAGGATCACCGCAATGATAACACTGGCTTCCAGAGCCTCTCTGAGTGTTACCAGGAAGGCACCGGGATGCATGGCTTTCTACCTCCTTCTCCGAATTTTGCAGGGATGGATGACGCGATAATTAGTTTATCATTATTCTCAATATTAATCAATACTGCCCATTCAATGTCATCTTAAGTTAACAATCAGTTCTTTCAGCACCCTGAGAGCAATTTTTGCTGCTCTTTCCATCCCTTCTGGGAGAGGAAGACACTCAACGGAGACGTATCCATCGTAGCCGAGTTCTTTCAGAGTCCTGAAAGTACTCAAAAAGTCAAAATGTCCGCATCCCGGTGCCCATCGGTTGCTGTCTGCCACATGGAAGTGGTACAGTTTCTTTCCCGCCACTTTCAGACTCTCTGAAACGTTTACCTCTTCTATGTTCATGTGGAAGGTGTCTGCGAGGATTCCCACCCTGTCGGAGTTGATTTTTTCAATCACCCTCAGTGCCTCTTCAACGGTGTTTATGAAATCCGTCTCGTACCTGTTGAGAGGCTCTATGACGAATCTCACCTTCTGCGTATTCTTCAGTAGAGAGTCCATGCTCTCAAGAAAGATCTTCTCTACCTCTCGATACGACCTTCCATCTCTTTTTCCACGAACAAGGCCGATGATAACAAAAGCTTCAAATAACTCTGCAACCTCCGCGTGCTTCTTGACCCTCTCAATCGACTTTTTTCTGACTTTATCATCTGGATGCGTCAGAGAAAGCCCGTCGGCGAGGAAGGCCTGACCGGTTCCTATGGCACAGATAGGAAGCTCCAGATCTTTTGAGAGCCTGGCCACTTCGCCCCAGTCCACAACGGATGGATCTCTGACAGCGATCTCCACTGCCTGATAGCCAATCTTTTTTGCAAGTTCCATTCCTTTTTTCAGGTCTCCTTTGAAAGCCAGTGCGTCGAAGGCTGCATCAGAGGTGCTGATCACCAAAGAGAGTTTCAACATCATCCCTCCTCAAAGGTCCTGGATGTCTCATCTTAACAGAAGTAACCCTTGCCGCAAATCGTGTGGCCTCATCCACACTCATTCCCTTGAAGAGAAAAGCAACGAGAAACGCGGCAGTACACGTGTCACCTCTTCCTGTTCGCCCTTCCATAGTCCATCCTTCAAAAGGTGCTTCATGGAACTCTCCATCGAACACAAGAACACCGGCGGAGTGAGTTGCGAGTACAATCTTGGCACCGAAAGAGCCAATGATTCTACACGCATCTTTTAGATCCTTTGTTCCTGTCAGAACCGATGCTTCTTTGATATCGACCTTGAAGAGATCAAAAAATCTCAGGTACTCTTTTTTTCTCCAGTCTCTGTAGACGAGTTTTTCGTTTTCTGGAACTCTGACGAAACCCTGTGCGTCTCCGGACAGAAAATCCACTTTTTTGCGCAGTTTTGTTATGAGTTTTTCTGGAAACTCACCGTACCACAGGGGATTCACGTGGCAAACCTTTCCTTCAACGTGTAGAAGATCCTCCTCTGTGAACGGATCGGCTGTTGAAATCAGGAAACTTTCCCTCTCATCCGGACCGGCTTTGTATCTATTCTCTATACTGGTTGTCCTGGTACTTTCCAGAAAGACCACTTCAACACCATTTTCACGCAAAAATTCAAAGTGTACGACATCTTCCCTTGCACACTTTGTAACTACCTTCGCTTTCACCCCAAGAAGTGCTGCGGTGATGGAACCAGCCACCACTCCTCCACCGTACGCTATTTCCTTTTTTCCACGTGTCACGTTAATGTCCTTCGACACGTGCCCCATGAAGGTTATCATGTAATCACCTCTTCCAGTCTCACGGCCCTTTTTTCTTCCAGAGATCTCTTTGCGGCGTATCCCAGCAGAAGAGCCATTTTTCCGTCCTCGCCATTCACGGCCGGTGGTTCGTTCTCTGCCACATTTTTAACGAACGTTTTCAACTCTTCCAGATACGACTCTCTGTACCTTTCCAGGAAGAAATAAAGATACTTCGAACCGTGGTCACCCTGTTCATCTGTGAGCACGGTGGTGTCTTCTCTGACGTTGTCGACGATGATCTTTCCCTTTGTTCCAAAGACTTCCAGCCTCTGATCGTAGCCATAGGCGGCCTTTCTGGAGTTGTCTATCACACCAAGAGCACCGCTTCTAAAACGCAGAACAACCACGGCCGTGTCCACGTCCCCCGCTTTTCCTATCTCCCCATCCACAAGCACAGAACCACTTGCGTAGACCTCTTCCACTTCTTCACCCATTATGTAACGTGCCATATCGAAGTCGTGTATGGTCATGTCGAGGAATATTCCCCCTGAAACTTTCACGTACTCTATCGGAGGTGGCTCGGGATCCCGACTCGTTATCTTCAAAACATGGGGTGTTCCTATCTTTCCTTCCTCTACTGCTTCTTTTACCCTTTTGAAATTCTTGTCGAATCTTCTGTTGAATCCAACAAAGAGGATCCTTCCAGCCTCTTTCATTGCCTCTATCATCCTGTCCACTTCCGCCAGATCCAGAGAGAGGGGTTTTTCGCAGAACACGTGTTTTCGTGCTCTGGCACATTCGAGAACAAGTGGTGCGTGCGTGTTGGTACTGGAACAGATCATCACCGCTTCCACTTCTGGATCATGTATAAGGTCTTCCGGGCTGGCAAAGACCTTTTTCACCTTCAGTTTCTCGGCCACTTCCTTTGCCCTTTCAAGCCTTATATCGGACACCGCCACCAGTTCAACGTCTTCTAAGAGTTTTGCGTTTTCGGCATGTATCGTTCCTATGCGACCCAAACCAATTATTCCAATTTTCACGGTCTCATCCCCACAGGTTCCCAGCCGTGTACAGATTCCTCCAGCCTTCCGTAAGGGGCTCTTTCGTAAGAGCATCGAGTTCTTCCTTTGGCCTCTGAGACAGCATCTCTGAAGGTGGCAGTTTCCCTGGCGGGAACCTTTCCATGATGTCCCTCACGAGTTTTTCCAGATAATCGAGAAGGGCTTCAACTCCTTCTCTGGCCTTTTCTTCAGATGCGAGAGTTGCCTTTCCCACAACCCCCTCAGGATACGCCACGACCTCTATGGGACCTCCTCCCACGTGTCCGTACCACGCAATGGGTCTGTGGAGGAGATTTCCTGCCTTGTCTATGTGTCCTTCCGGTAGGAACCCTTTCGGCTCCGTGTCGACTGCCCATTCCTGGTGCATGAGTTCCGGAAAGAGTGCAAGGCTCCAGGACGTCTCCACTTCGTCTGCGTGGATGAACGGTGTTTCATAGGGGCCTCCTTCTTCCTTCGTCTTGAACTTGTCCTGTATGGCGTGATACCAGTTGAGGTTGATGATGATGGCAGGAACCTGGAAAATCTTTGCGAACTTGTGGATGGCCACAGGAATCACGAACTCCTGGCCGTGACCATTCAGAAGAATCTGCTTTCTGAAACCGGTGTTCCAGAATCCTGCTATGACGCTCACAAGATAGTCTATGAACGCCTCATCTTTCACAGGAACCGTTCCTGGCATTCCTATGTGGTGATATGGATGGTATCCATACCAGATGGGCTCTGCGACTGTGCAGCCTGTTTTCAATGCGACCTGTTCGGCCATTCTCGTGACGAGGAAGGTATCTTCTCCTGTTGGTGCATTCGGTCCGTGGTTTTCCGTGCTTCCCACAGGAATTATTATGAGGTCGCATTCTTTCAGTCTTTCCTTTATCTGCTTCATCGTCATCGTCTGGTAATAGACACCCGTTGGCCTTTCCATGTGACCTCCTTCAGGTGGAATTTGCCACTTACCCATAGTTCTCACCTCACTCGTTCACCATGGTAACCTTCACAAGGGACTTGTCGGTTTGGAGCCTCTTTATGTACTCAGGCACTTCCTCCAAGGAGATTGTTTTGGTGATGATCTTCGTCATATCCATCCCAGATGCCATGAGACTGATCACTCTTGGGAAGGTTCCATGACCTGAGTGTCCCTGAGAACCCACGATCTGCGCTCTTCTGACCTGAAACACCTCCCCGGTGAGGGGTATCTTCGCGTCTGCCCTTGCCACGATCACCACGGTGGCGTTTATACCGCGGGCTCTCCAGATTACCTCTTCTATCTGTGGCCAGACGATCTGAGGAACACCTGTTGCTTCGAGGAAAAGCTTTGCCCCAAGGCCATTAGTGTAGTCAAGCACTGCCTCTGCGAAGTTCTCCTTTGTGGGATCTATCACGTGATCTGCCCCCAGCTCTCTGGCAAGGTTTCTTCTTGTTTCGGAAGGCTCCGACAGGATCACTTTCGCTGCTCCCGCATGTTTCAAAATTGCAACGGCCGCAAGTCCTATGGGGCCTCCTCCAAGTATCACCACGTTGTCCCCCGGCCTGATTCCTCCTCCCCTCACAATCACCGCGTTGTAAGCAACGGAGGTGGGTTCCACAAGGCTTCCCGCAAGGAAGAGTCTGTCTCCGTATCTGTCCTCCAGTTCTCTGAGGCTCCAGGCGTATTTGGCATCGACCTTCACGTACTCTGCAAAAGCTCCATCGACGTTGAATCCCAGTTCGTTCAGGTTTTCGCAGTGGTTCGGAAAACCTTCCACACAGGGCCTGCAGTGGCCACACCAGAGCATTTCCTCCACACAGACTGGCTCTCCGATCTCGAATCTTTTGTTCGTTCTTCTGTTGATGGCTTCTGGTCCTGCCTCCACCACAACACCGGAAAACTCGTGTCCCAAAGTGACGGGAAAGCCGGTAAGACCTGGGTAAAGAATGTAGCCTTCTTCATCGGTCTGGGCCATATGCACGTCACTGCCACAGATCCCACAAGCTTTCACTTTGATGATGATCTCCGTGGGCTTTTCGATCTTTGGCTCTGAAACTTCTTCCACCTTCACCTCCGGATATCTCCACACTTTACTTCCAAGCCAGGTGAGTTTTCCTTCAACATCTTTGGGTCCCAGTTTGAAACCAGGCCTTGGGTCCCACTTTGCATGAAGTCTCACGGCCTTCATAGAACCACCCCCTTCATTTCAATCCCAGAGCGTTTTCGATCACATACAGAGCTCCTCCGATCGCAACACCGTATTCTTCTATCTCCCCTCTTTTGATAACAACGTCTTCCAAGATGTCTTTTGGAACTATTTGCTCTACGATCGATTTCACAATAGGTGTTATCTTATCGAACTGATGAAACCCTATTCCTCCCTTTATGATCACCACATCTGGATCTAGTATCACCATGGCGTTTGCTATCGCAACTCCAAGGTGCTCAAGGCTCTTTCTCAATTCCTCTGGACTTCGGTCGAACACAGTCTCAACGGTTTTCCCAAACTTTTTCTTCAGAGAATAACCGGAGAACCACTCTTCAAGATGGCCAAAACCTTTCTCTGGTACCACTGTTTTGTCCATTGTCCAATCTGTTATCATGTGGCCGAACTCTCCTGCTTTTCCTCGCGCTCCTCTGAAGATTTTTCCCTCGTAGACAATACCAGAGCCAATACCCCAGCCTATGGATATGAGAAAAACACATTTAAAACCCTTCCCCGCCCCCACTCTGGTCTCTGCGAAAGCATCGAGATTTGCGTTGTTTTCAATGAAAACAGGATAACCGGTAGAATTTTCTAGTTCCTTTTTCAAATCCCAATTTGTGATACCGAACGCAGGTATGCGCTTTATCAGCTGGTTTTCATCGACCGTTCCCGGTATTCCTATTCCGATTCCCAGAATTTTGTCGTACTTGAGAAGCGGATCCATGACCCTTTTAATTTCTTCAAGGAGTTTTTCTTTGTTCAGGTTGGAAGGAAGAACAACGTGTTCCTTTTTCAGGATGTTACCTGCTAGATCTGTGAGAACCGCATCAATCTTCGTTCCTCCAATATCCATTCCCACAACGTATCTACTCTCAGAAACAAAAGAAAGCAAAATCGGTCTTCTACCACCTTTTGAAGAGCTTTCTTTTTTACCTATTTCTTTCACGAAGCCCAGATCTATCAACTTGCTCACGACCTGAGATACCACGGGTTTGCTGATGTTCAAAATCTTGCTTATTTCCACTCTCGATATTTGCCCTCTGTCTTTGATTGTCTGAAGAATCCTTCTTTCGACCTCACCCAGCATCGAAATCCCCCAGTAGGTTTGTTTTCATTTACTAACCAACCATATTATAATCAATTTGTCAACACAAGGAAAAATAAGAAAAGAGAAAGAAACAAACGTTTCCTCTCATTAAAAGGAAATAACTGTCTGAAAGGGCCGCTTTTCAAAGAAGATCATTGTTATTCACGAATACTTCGTCTTCTTCGAAGACTTTCAGTCCGTTTTTCTCCAGCAGAAAGGCTGTAACACCTTTTCCTGGAACAAGCCTTCCAGAAAAAGATCCATCGTACACGAGGTTCTTCCCGCAGGAGGGACTCTTTGACTTCAAGATGGCAAGATCCACGTTTAAAAGGCGGGCGATCTGGAGGGCGATCTCTGCTCCCTTGAGAAAATTTTCAGTCTTGTTGTTTCCAAATTCGTCGACAACACGCTCGTTTCCTGTCCAGCCGTGTCCCCCGAGTATTTCACATCGAGGACGTGGTGTGGGAAGACCACCCAGTTGTTCTGGACATACTGGTATCAAGATATGGTCCTTGAGAAGTTCCAGAATCCTTCTGTTCGCCTTAGAACGAGCGTCGTATCTGGTAGGAAGACCAAGAAGGCATGCACTGACCAGTATCCTCATTCTCCGCCTACACTTACGAACTCTTTCTTCAACACCCAGATTTTGTTTGGCAGGTAATTCATAGGATTTGTAGCTTTTTGATTTACCCTGACCTCAAAATGAAGATGGGGACCTGTACTCAGGCCCGTGTTTCCAACTCGCCCTATGATCTGACCTTTCTTCACAAATTGTCCTTCATAAACGTCTATCTGAGAAAGATGTCCGTACACGTGTTCGTACGAGGAAGACTTTATCTTTATCATGAGACCGTATCCTCCGTTCTCTCCGGCAAATTCAACTATTCCGCTCTCTGCAGCAAATATGGGAGTTCCTTCGGGTGCAGCTATATCAATCCCCGAATGGTATGAGTACTTTCCAGTTATAGGATGTATCCTCCAGCCAAATCCAGAAGAGATGGCACCGTAAACAGGCCATATGAAAAATTTCTCATCGTTGAATGCCTTTCCTATGATGCTCTCAGGGATGAAGAGTTTCTGACCTGCGTAGATGATGTCTGATACCAAGTTATTTGCTTTTTTTATCAAAGAAGCCACGGTGAAAAACCTCTTTGCAATTATGTCGAGGGTGTCACCTTTTTTCACTGTGTACAGATAACCGGGAGGTTGAGGTATCACGATCTCCTGCCCTACTCTGAGACTTGCGGGAGTGATACCAGGATTCCAGTCAAGAATGAGAGAGGGAGAAACACCGAAATTCAAAGAGATACTGTACAGAGTGTCATTTTTCTGAACTCTATAGTGTATCAAAAAATAAGACGAAAACCCACAGACAGCAAGTGATGCAATGAGAAGAAAAAGAATGACTCTCCTTTTCATTCTCCCCATCCTTTCACACGAGCTCTATCAACTTCTCTGGAATTTTGTACGCTGGAAGAACGTAATCTGCGTATCCCTCCTCTATCACCGACTTTGGCATACCAAAAACAACGCACGTTTCTTCGGACTCTGCTATCACCTTTCCACCGTAGAATTTGACTTTGAAAGCACCCTTGGTTCCATCCTTTCCCATTCCTGTGAGAATAACTGCTATAGTTTTGGATTTGTAGATCTCCGCTGCCTTGTCGAGTGTGAAATCAGCAGCAGGCCTTACGTTGTTTATTTTATCAGATCTGTCGAGGTAAAAAGAAACCTTACCGTTTTGTACTTTCAACCCAAGGTGGTAGTCACCAGGAGCGATGTAAACGTAACCTGGTTTTGGCTCTTCACCTTCTTCTGCTTCCTTTACGGAAAGTTCAGAAGAACTGTCAAGCCTCATAGCAAGCGATTTTGTAAATCCAGGTGGCATGTGCTGAACAACAACGATTGGAGCAGGAAAATTCTTTGGAAGGTTCGGAATGATCATATCCAGAGATCTGGGTCCTCCTGTTGAGGAACCGATGACGACTATCTTTCCGCCCACAGCGGGTTTGTTTATAGTAAGACGTGAAACCTTCGGTCTGAAAAGGAGCGTACGTGGATCCACGTTCATAGCTTGCCTGATCTTCTCCAAGAGTTCCGGTGCAACCTGTCTGAAGGTCATTGAAACTGAACCATGAGGTTTGGTGATGAAATCAACTGCACCGTTTCTGAGGGCTTCTATCGTAATGGCTGCACCCTCTTCGGTGAGACTGCTCACCATTATGACACGGGTTGGTGCCTTTCTCATTATGAGTTTCAGGGCTTCTATACCGTTCAGGTTTGGCATCTCAACGTCCATGGTGATCACATCTGGTTTCAACTCGATGGCCTTCTCAACTGCTTCAAGCCCGTCTTTGGCAAAGCCCACCACCTTCATGTCGGGCTGAGAGTCTATGATATCCTTCAAAACCATCCTCATGAAGGCGGAATCATCTACCACCAGAACTCTTATCGTTTTTTCCGACATTCCTATACCTCCTCGCAACAGCAGAGAACAATGGGAAGAATATCAGAACTCCAGAGACAAATAACTTCACAAAGGATGGAGACCACGAAAAAAGAGCCCTTCCCAGTATCAGAATTCCCACGACCACGGAGAACAAAGAGTACCAGAGAACGACACCGGCCGCTATATCCTTCACCAGTTTCACAGATTCACTGTAGTCCTCGAAGAACAGATCGAGAAACTTCTCGATAACCGTGTTCAGAAGTTCTGCACCTATGACCGAAAAGATAGCAAAATACACCCACAGCAGGTCTTTCTCACTCAAGGGCAAAAAAAGAGAAAAAACAGCCACAGCGATTCCTATGAGGAAATGTATCTTGAGATTCCTCTCAAGTTTTAAGGCACTCTCTATACCTTCGAAGGCATTTCTGAAGGACTTCAGGATATTATTCGAATCCCGCCGCAAGTCTCTTCCACACCCTCTCTGTCTTTATCTTGAACTGCTTGTCGAACATGTTGTAGCCCATCTCCAGGGCTTTCAAATTCATCTCCCAAAGGGGTCTCTTCACATAGTCTTTCAAAGATCTTTTCAGAGATTCCAGTTTCACTATGTTGCAAACCTTCGCAAGGACTCCCACCATTATCATGTTGGAAACCAGAGGGGTTTTGAAATTCGATATGGCTTTCTCTGTTGCAGGAACAAACAGTATCTTTCGGGTGATTCGCTTCACAAAATCGGGAACGTTCTTCACCAACGTTTGATCCAGAATCAGTACCCCGTTCACCTTGAGCGAGCGATGAAGTTCGTCCATCGCCTTCTGGTGCATCACGCACAGAACATCGAAGTACTCGGCCTCCGGGTAATCTATGGGATTGTCGTCGAACAGCACGTCACAGTAACTCACGTCACCTCTCACCTGAGCGGTGTAGGACTGCGTCTGAACAACCCACTTTCCTTCATAAACGAGGGCCTTTGAGAGAATCAAACCAGCGAGGATGTTTCCCT
Coding sequences:
- a CDS encoding chemotaxis response regulator protein-glutamate methylesterase, with translation MSEKTIRVLVVDDSAFMRMVLKDIIDSQPDMKVVGFAKDGLEAVEKAIELKPDVITMDVEMPNLNGIEALKLIMRKAPTRVIMVSSLTEEGAAITIEALRNGAVDFITKPHGSVSMTFRQVAPELLEKIRQAMNVDPRTLLFRPKVSRLTINKPAVGGKIVVIGSSTGGPRSLDMIIPNLPKNFPAPIVVVQHMPPGFTKSLAMRLDSSSELSVKEAEEGEEPKPGYVYIAPGDYHLGLKVQNGKVSFYLDRSDKINNVRPAADFTLDKAAEIYKSKTIAVILTGMGKDGTKGAFKVKFYGGKVIAESEETCVVFGMPKSVIEEGYADYVLPAYKIPEKLIELV
- a CDS encoding diacylglycerol kinase family protein is translated as MRRDSNNILKSFRNAFEGIESALKLERNLKIHFLIGIAVAVFSLFLPLSEKDLLWVYFAIFSVIGAELLNTVIEKFLDLFFEDYSESVKLVKDIAAGVVLWYSLFSVVVGILILGRALFSWSPSFVKLFVSGVLIFFPLFSAVARRYRNVGKNDKSSGGR
- a CDS encoding 2-oxoacid:acceptor oxidoreductase family protein, with translation MTEPVSIRIAGISGQGNILAGLILSKALVYEGKWVVQTQSYTAQVRGDVSYCDVLFDDNPIDYPEAEYFDVLCVMHQKAMDELHRSLKVNGVLILDQTLVKNVPDFVKRITRKILFVPATEKAISNFKTPLVSNMIMVGVLAKVCNIVKLESLKRSLKDYVKRPLWEMNLKALEMGYNMFDKQFKIKTERVWKRLAAGFE